The following coding sequences are from one Populus trichocarpa isolate Nisqually-1 unplaced genomic scaffold, P.trichocarpa_v4.1 scaffold_1865, whole genome shotgun sequence window:
- the LOC7465901 gene encoding defensin-like protein 1 has product MEKKCYGLFLLLLIALASQEMMVPAEARVCLSQSHSFKGPCVRGHNCASVCKTEGFPGGECKGFRRRCFCAKPC; this is encoded by the exons ATGGAGAAGAAATGCTATGGTCTTTTCTTGTTGCTGCTCATTGCCCTGGCTTCCC AGGAAATGATGGTACCTGCTGAGGCTAGGGTTTGCTTGTCACAGAGCCATAGTTTTAAAGGACCATGTGTAAGAGGCCACAACTGTGCTAGTGTGTGCAAGACTGAAGGTTTTCCCGGTGGTGAATGCAAAGGGTTCCGCCGCCGCTGTTTTTGCGCCAAGCCTTGTTAG